The Selenihalanaerobacter shriftii nucleotide sequence ATTGTTGGCGGTGGCCCGGCTGGTTTGTCAGCGGCTGTTTATGCTTCTCGTTCCAAGCTAAAGACTTTATTATTAGAACAGAATAGAAAGGTTGGTGGGCAACCGACGACTTATGAAGAGATGGAGAACTATCCTGGAGTTCTTGATACTACTGCACCAGAATTAGTAAAGAACTTTAGAGAGCATGCAGAAAAGTTTGGAACTGAAATTGAACGTGGAGAAGTAAAAGATGTTAGTCTTGATGGAAGAATAAAGAGTGTAATAACTAAAGATGGTGAAGAGTATAGGGCTAAAAGTGTAATGATTGCTACTGGTGCTGAACCGAGAAAGTTAGGTGTCAAAGGGGAAGCAGAGTTTAAAGGTAAAGGAGTATCTTATTGTGCAACTTGTGATGCAGACTTCTTTGTTGACCTAGAAGTTGTAGTTGTTGGTAATGGAAATTCAGCTATTGAAGAAGCGATCTATTTAACAAAGTTTGCAAGTAAAGTAACTGTGATTGTTATCCATGAAGAAGGAGTTATGGACGCTGAAAAGATCTTACAAGAAAGAGCTTATAGTAATGATAAAATCGAATTTGTTTGGGATTCAACTTTGGAAGAAGTTAAAGGAGAAGGATTAGTAGATACAGCAGTTCTTAAGAATATAAAGACTGGTGAAACCACTGATCTATCATGTGATGGAATCTTTATCTTCATTGGTAGAGTACCGCGAACTGATTTTGTAGAAGAAGAGTTAGAACTAAATGAAAATGGATATATAGAAGTTAATAGTGAGCGGTTAGACACTAATATTCCAGGGATTTATGCAGCAGGGGATGTTAGAGATAAGTATTTGCGGCAGGTTATAACTGCTGCTAGTGATGGGGCTGC carries:
- the trxB gene encoding thioredoxin-disulfide reductase, with product MSKKYDVIIVGGGPAGLSAAVYASRSKLKTLLLEQNRKVGGQPTTYEEMENYPGVLDTTAPELVKNFREHAEKFGTEIERGEVKDVSLDGRIKSVITKDGEEYRAKSVMIATGAEPRKLGVKGEAEFKGKGVSYCATCDADFFVDLEVVVVGNGNSAIEEAIYLTKFASKVTVIVIHEEGVMDAEKILQERAYSNDKIEFVWDSTLEEVKGEGLVDTAVLKNIKTGETTDLSCDGIFIFIGRVPRTDFVEEELELNENGYIEVNSERLDTNIPGIYAAGDVRDKYLRQVITAASDGAAAAMAAVGYIEEEDYWQENVLEAEETVLVAFWSPTNEESLEVINRLEKIDLGAKLVKIDTYKNTLVSERYDVNEIPTVLKIEDGEVVDRTVNPKLEEINEFI